The proteins below come from a single Chryseobacterium nepalense genomic window:
- a CDS encoding aldose epimerase family protein — translation MKKTGRNLIILFAVLCIFGCNKKENQSKTHSKSMENIQVSDYGVTSKGDSIKKYTLTNKNGMKVEVINFGGIITSLTAPDKNGKYEDVVLGFTRSEDYFNGNPYYFGALIGRYGNRIANAHFTLEGKDFNIDKNDGPNSLHGGKEGFHTKFWNIEPVKDAKFPTLKLTYTSADGEEGFPGKLTTTVLYTLTDDNALEISYEAETDKPTIVNLTQHSYFNLSGNFSKTILDHELQINGDKFTPVNETLIPTGEQKSVKGTPFDFTVSKPIGKDINSDDDQLKKGKGYDHNWILNGSGLRSIAKVYHPESGRVMEVLTDEPGVQFYSGNFLDGKFDTKTGGKNELRTGFCLETQHFPDSPNQPGFPSTELKPGQKYQSKTIYKFSVKK, via the coding sequence GGTTTCAGATTACGGAGTAACTTCAAAAGGGGATTCCATTAAAAAATATACACTTACCAATAAAAACGGAATGAAGGTGGAAGTCATCAATTTCGGTGGAATTATCACTTCACTTACCGCTCCCGATAAAAACGGAAAGTATGAAGATGTTGTACTAGGATTTACCAGGTCTGAAGATTATTTTAATGGAAATCCATATTATTTCGGAGCTTTAATTGGCCGTTATGGAAACAGAATTGCCAACGCCCATTTTACTCTGGAAGGAAAAGATTTTAATATCGATAAAAATGACGGACCGAACAGCCTTCACGGCGGGAAAGAAGGATTCCACACCAAATTCTGGAATATTGAGCCTGTAAAAGATGCTAAATTTCCAACATTGAAGCTGACTTATACGAGTGCAGATGGAGAGGAAGGCTTTCCTGGAAAATTAACAACAACGGTTCTTTATACGCTAACAGACGATAACGCTCTGGAAATTTCTTACGAAGCTGAAACAGATAAACCAACAATCGTAAATCTTACACAGCATTCCTATTTTAATCTTTCCGGGAATTTCTCAAAAACAATTCTTGACCACGAATTGCAGATTAATGGAGATAAATTCACACCGGTGAATGAAACATTGATTCCCACAGGTGAACAAAAATCAGTAAAAGGAACTCCATTTGATTTCACGGTTTCAAAACCAATCGGGAAAGATATCAATTCTGATGACGATCAGTTGAAAAAAGGAAAGGGCTACGATCATAACTGGATTCTTAACGGAAGCGGATTAAGAAGCATTGCCAAAGTTTATCATCCGGAATCCGGAAGAGTAATGGAGGTTTTGACCGATGAGCCAGGAGTTCAGTTTTATTCCGGGAATTTCCTTGATGGAAAGTTTGATACGAAAACCGGTGGTAAAAATGAATTGAGAACAGGGTTTTGCCTGGAAACACAGCATTTTCCTGATTCACCAAATCAGCCAGGTTTCCCTTCTACAGAGTTAAAGCCGGGACAAAAATACCAGTCGAAAACAATTTATAAATTCTCAGTTAAAAAATAA